In Lactococcus paracarnosus, a genomic segment contains:
- the cysS gene encoding cysteine--tRNA ligase, giving the protein MIKLYNTMTREKEIFVPLKSGQITMYVCGPTVYNYIHIGNARSVVAFDMIRKYFEYRGFDVTFISNFTDVDDKIIKAANVANLSIETLVETYIQAYQEDTTALGVKAATQHPRVLDFIPEIIAFIEVLIQNDFAYVANGDVFFRVKKSQGYGRLANKNIDELEAGASGRTGTLELAKEDPLDFALWKSSKPEEPSWESPWSSGRPGWHIECSVMATSILGDTIDIHGGGADLEFPHHTNEIAQSEGKTGQTFANYWLHNGFVTAADGEKMSKSLGNFETVHDMLDVIDAQILRFFLVSQHYRKPLAFSDDSVQDAENNFKKIKHAYEKLNFEIKQNPVEAQLPDQEISGFRQDFIKEMDDDFNISNGLTVFYELIKYINTGNFSLEALDLFDEILMIMGISFEDGLLDAEIDGLIQKRQLARENRDYKLSDDIRDTLKAKGISLLDTPDGVRWTRD; this is encoded by the coding sequence ATGATTAAATTATATAATACAATGACACGAGAAAAAGAAATATTTGTCCCATTAAAAAGCGGTCAGATCACGATGTATGTTTGTGGACCGACGGTTTATAATTATATCCATATTGGCAATGCAAGATCTGTCGTTGCCTTTGATATGATTCGGAAATATTTCGAGTATCGTGGGTTTGATGTCACGTTTATCTCTAATTTTACAGATGTTGATGATAAAATTATCAAGGCAGCCAACGTGGCTAACCTATCGATTGAAACGCTGGTCGAAACGTATATCCAGGCCTATCAGGAAGACACGACAGCACTTGGTGTCAAAGCAGCGACACAACATCCACGTGTACTTGACTTTATACCTGAAATTATTGCCTTTATCGAGGTATTGATTCAAAATGACTTTGCTTATGTGGCAAACGGGGATGTTTTTTTTCGTGTCAAGAAGTCCCAAGGTTATGGACGTCTAGCCAATAAAAACATAGATGAACTTGAAGCAGGTGCATCTGGTCGAACAGGGACACTAGAATTAGCTAAGGAGGACCCGCTTGATTTTGCCTTATGGAAGTCAAGTAAACCTGAGGAGCCATCTTGGGAAAGTCCGTGGAGTAGCGGTCGACCAGGCTGGCACATTGAGTGTTCCGTTATGGCGACGAGTATCTTAGGGGATACGATCGATATTCACGGTGGGGGAGCTGACTTAGAGTTTCCACATCATACAAATGAAATCGCACAGTCAGAGGGAAAAACGGGTCAAACATTTGCAAATTATTGGTTGCATAATGGCTTTGTGACCGCAGCAGATGGTGAAAAAATGTCCAAATCTCTGGGGAATTTTGAGACTGTGCATGATATGTTAGACGTGATTGATGCACAAATCTTACGCTTTTTCTTAGTTAGCCAACATTATAGAAAACCTTTGGCTTTTTCTGATGATTCAGTTCAAGATGCTGAAAATAACTTTAAAAAAATAAAGCATGCTTATGAGAAGCTAAATTTTGAAATCAAGCAAAATCCAGTCGAAGCACAGCTACCAGATCAAGAAATAAGTGGCTTTCGTCAAGATTTCATCAAGGAAATGGATGATGATTTCAATATTTCAAATGGTCTGACAGTTTTTTATGAGTTGATTAAGTATATCAATACAGGTAATTTCTCACTTGAGGCACTAGACTTGTTTGATGAGATTTTGATGATTATGGGCATTTCATTTGAGGATGGCTTATTGGATGCCGAGATAGATGGGCTAATTCAAAAAAGACAACTTGCTAGAGAAAATCGGGATTACAAGTTGTCAGATGATATCCGAGATACGCTAAAGGCAAAAGGGATTTCTTTATTAGATACACCAGATGGTGTGAGGTGGACACGTGACTGA
- the epsC gene encoding serine O-acetyltransferase EpsC, which yields MGFWKEAFAVVKENDPAARYNVEIFLTSPGIKALAAHKLSHFFWCHHFKLIGRMHAQLWRFFTQIEIHPGAIIENGVFIDHGSGLVIGETAIVESGVKLYHGVTLGGTGKDTGKRHPTVRRGALISAHAQLLGPIEIGEHAKIGASAVVTKDVPTAVTVVGIPAKIVRVHGEISPERELTKLERARHVSFYDHMGGI from the coding sequence ATGGGCTTTTGGAAAGAGGCATTTGCAGTTGTTAAGGAAAATGATCCAGCAGCACGCTACAATGTTGAGATATTTCTGACTTCTCCTGGCATAAAGGCACTTGCCGCGCATAAGCTGTCTCATTTTTTTTGGTGCCATCACTTTAAATTAATCGGTCGGATGCATGCGCAATTATGGCGGTTTTTTACACAAATTGAAATTCATCCAGGTGCCATCATCGAAAATGGTGTGTTTATTGATCATGGCTCAGGACTTGTGATTGGTGAAACAGCTATCGTAGAGTCGGGTGTTAAACTTTACCATGGTGTGACATTAGGTGGGACAGGAAAAGATACAGGTAAACGCCATCCAACTGTGAGACGGGGTGCTTTAATCTCTGCCCATGCGCAGCTGCTCGGACCGATAGAGATTGGTGAGCATGCGAAAATTGGCGCAAGTGCTGTTGTAACAAAAGATGTCCCTACAGCAGTGACTGTCGTCGGTATACCGGCTAAGATCGTCAGAGTACACGGAGAAATCTCACCAGAACGTGAGTTGACTAAATTAGAGCGCGCACGACATGTTAGCTTCTATGATCACATGGGTGGCATATAG
- a CDS encoding ribose-phosphate diphosphokinase: MTDKDKTIKLFSLNSNLELAQKISTTSGIPLGKISSKQFSDGEIQINIEESVRGFDIFIIQSTSYPVNTYLWELLIMIDACKRASANSVNVVMPYYGYARQDRTASPREPITAKLVANMLTKAGADRILTLDLHAVQVQGFFDIPADNLFTVPLFAEYYQEKGLVGDDVVVVAPKNSGIKRARSLAEYLESPLAIVDYANDDQNRENGYIIGDVKNKNVILIDDILNTGKTFSNASVIAKNAGAKEIFAVASHGLFTPGAANRLNASGISEVLVTDSVKTETPKPEMIKYLSAAPLLAHAIIRIHENKPVSPLFQYNKSAD; encoded by the coding sequence ATGACTGATAAAGACAAGACGATCAAACTCTTCTCACTGAACTCAAATTTAGAATTAGCACAAAAAATTTCAACTACTTCTGGTATCCCACTTGGTAAAATTTCTTCAAAACAATTCTCTGATGGGGAAATTCAAATTAACATAGAAGAAAGTGTCCGTGGTTTTGACATTTTTATCATCCAATCAACTTCTTATCCCGTCAATACTTACTTATGGGAACTTTTGATTATGATAGATGCTTGTAAGCGCGCAAGTGCTAACTCTGTCAATGTCGTGATGCCCTACTATGGCTATGCACGTCAGGACAGAACAGCTTCACCACGCGAACCGATTACTGCTAAATTAGTTGCTAATATGCTAACAAAAGCTGGTGCTGATCGCATTTTGACCTTAGACTTACACGCAGTACAAGTCCAAGGATTCTTTGATATCCCTGCAGATAATCTCTTCACCGTGCCATTATTTGCTGAATATTACCAAGAAAAAGGATTGGTCGGCGATGACGTTGTCGTCGTTGCACCGAAAAATTCGGGCATTAAGCGTGCCCGTTCACTTGCTGAATATCTTGAAAGCCCGCTTGCTATTGTGGACTATGCCAATGATGATCAAAATCGTGAAAATGGCTATATTATTGGTGATGTTAAAAACAAAAATGTCATTTTGATAGACGACATTTTAAATACTGGCAAAACCTTTTCAAATGCATCAGTCATCGCTAAAAATGCTGGCGCTAAAGAAATATTTGCAGTTGCTTCACATGGTCTCTTTACACCAGGTGCTGCTAACCGTTTGAACGCATCTGGCATTTCTGAGGTCCTTGTGACAGATTCAGTGAAAACCGAAACACCTAAACCAGAGATGATTAAGTACTTGAGTGCAGCACCTTTGCTTGCACACGCGATCATTCGTATCCATGAAAACAAACCAGTTAGTCCACTCTTCCAATACAATAAATCAGCAGACTAA
- a CDS encoding cysteine desulfurase family protein, with protein sequence MIYLDNAATTPLLPEVVKEMFDVATDTFGNPSSIHRAGRAAAKIIRQARDDIAAILAIPSRQLIFTSGGSEANNQAIIGYALANQHKGKHLITTAIEHHSVLHAFAYLKDKHGFDITIVKPNAAGSLTADSILAELKDDTILVSTMYANNETGQILPIADIAKGVRAHQAVYHVDAVQVIGKLPIHPSELGIDLLTAAAHKFHGPKGVGFLYQNNLVIDPLIHGGEQEEKRRAGTENIVGIVGMAKALSIAHQRMAENDAKVAELNTYFLSKLDGFNFYLNQFGELNMPHIINLGFPGMNQNLLLMKLDLQGVAISTGSACTAGDIAPSHVLAAIYGSDSAKLKESVRVSFSELTTLAELTEFVNILTSILSRN encoded by the coding sequence ATTATATACCTAGATAATGCTGCAACAACGCCACTGCTACCTGAAGTTGTGAAAGAGATGTTTGATGTCGCAACTGATACCTTCGGAAACCCCTCTAGCATTCATCGTGCAGGTCGAGCAGCAGCAAAAATCATACGACAAGCACGTGATGATATAGCAGCTATACTCGCTATACCTAGTCGCCAATTAATTTTCACATCTGGTGGATCAGAAGCGAATAACCAAGCAATCATCGGCTATGCTTTGGCCAATCAACACAAGGGAAAGCACCTAATTACCACAGCAATAGAACATCATTCTGTCCTGCATGCCTTTGCATACCTGAAAGATAAGCATGGGTTTGACATCACGATTGTCAAACCAAATGCAGCTGGCAGCCTGACCGCAGACTCGATACTGGCTGAGCTTAAAGATGATACGATTCTAGTCTCCACCATGTATGCAAATAATGAAACTGGTCAAATATTACCGATAGCAGATATCGCTAAGGGTGTTCGAGCTCACCAAGCAGTCTATCATGTAGATGCTGTTCAAGTTATTGGTAAACTCCCAATTCACCCAAGTGAGCTGGGGATTGACCTTTTGACTGCTGCTGCCCATAAATTCCACGGCCCCAAAGGTGTCGGCTTTCTTTACCAGAATAACTTGGTCATTGATCCACTGATACATGGTGGCGAACAAGAAGAAAAAAGACGTGCTGGCACTGAGAATATCGTGGGTATTGTTGGCATGGCTAAAGCCTTGTCGATTGCCCATCAACGGATGGCCGAAAATGATGCAAAAGTAGCCGAGTTAAATACATACTTTTTATCAAAACTTGATGGATTTAATTTTTACCTGAATCAGTTTGGTGAGCTAAACATGCCACACATCATTAATCTAGGATTCCCTGGGATGAACCAGAACTTATTACTGATGAAACTCGATTTGCAAGGCGTTGCTATTTCAACAGGATCTGCTTGTACTGCAGGCGATATCGCACCATCTCATGTTCTGGCAGCCATTTATGGGTCTGATTCTGCTAAGCTTAAAGAATCTGTCAGAGTGTCATTTTCAGAGTTGACTACACTAGCTGAACTAACTGAGTTCGTTAATATCTTAACCTCTATTTTATCTCGTAACTAA
- a CDS encoding DUF1831 domain-containing protein, which produces MAFITEKHLDDCKDTYQLSDSIKKYTLMDTTFMKNKIGNFELSRILEQVPNSGEGPLLKIIVKSDLSGFKLSITDKAGLRHINIFKSPENKMIQDKFYFQMNALIDRGVFKKVN; this is translated from the coding sequence ATGGCATTTATAACCGAAAAACACCTTGATGATTGCAAAGACACGTATCAGCTTTCTGACTCAATCAAAAAGTATACATTGATGGATACAACATTTATGAAAAACAAAATCGGTAATTTCGAATTATCTCGTATACTTGAACAAGTCCCAAACTCTGGAGAAGGTCCTTTATTAAAAATTATTGTCAAATCCGATCTTTCTGGTTTCAAACTATCGATTACAGATAAGGCTGGACTCAGACATATCAATATCTTTAAATCACCTGAAAATAAAATGATTCAAGATAAATTCTATTTCCAAATGAATGCGCTCATCGACCGTGGTGTCTTTAAAAAAGTAAACTAA
- the tuf gene encoding elongation factor Tu, with protein sequence MAKEKYDRSKPHVNIGTIGHVDHGKTTLTAAITTVLSRRLPSSVNTPKDYASIDAAPEERERGITINTAHVEYETAARHYAHIDAPGHADYVKNMITGAAQMDGAILVVAATDGPMPQTREHILLSRQVGVGKLIVFLNKKDLVDDEELIELVEMEVRDLLSDYDFPGDDTPVIVGSALKALEGDTEYEDIVMELMDTVDSYIPTPERDTDKPLLLPVEDVFSITGRGTVASGRIDRGTVHVNDEIAIVGIKEDIATAIVTGVEMFRKQLDEGLAGDNVGVLLRGVQRDDIERGQVIAKPGSITPHKQFKGEVYILSKDEGGRHTPFFDNYRPQFYFRTTDVTGSIKLPAGTEMVMPGDNVSIEVELIHPIAVEQGTTFSIREGGRTVGSGIVAEIEA encoded by the coding sequence ATGGCTAAAGAAAAATACGATCGTTCGAAACCACACGTTAATATCGGTACTATCGGACACGTTGACCATGGTAAAACAACACTTACTGCGGCAATCACGACAGTTTTATCACGTCGTTTGCCTTCATCAGTAAACACACCTAAAGACTACGCTTCAATCGATGCAGCACCTGAAGAACGCGAACGTGGTATTACAATTAATACTGCTCACGTTGAGTACGAAACTGCAGCACGTCACTATGCGCATATCGATGCTCCAGGTCACGCGGACTACGTTAAAAACATGATCACTGGTGCCGCTCAAATGGACGGTGCTATCTTGGTAGTAGCTGCAACTGATGGTCCTATGCCACAAACTCGTGAGCATATCTTGCTTTCACGTCAAGTTGGTGTTGGTAAATTGATCGTTTTCCTTAACAAGAAAGACCTTGTTGATGATGAAGAATTGATCGAATTAGTTGAAATGGAAGTTCGTGACCTCTTGTCAGATTACGATTTCCCAGGCGATGACACTCCAGTTATCGTTGGTTCAGCACTTAAAGCCCTTGAAGGCGACACTGAATACGAAGATATCGTTATGGAATTGATGGATACTGTAGACTCATACATCCCAACTCCAGAACGTGACACTGACAAACCTTTACTTTTACCAGTCGAGGACGTATTCTCAATCACTGGTCGTGGTACAGTTGCATCAGGTCGTATCGACCGTGGTACTGTTCACGTCAATGACGAAATCGCTATCGTTGGTATCAAAGAAGATATCGCAACAGCTATCGTAACTGGTGTTGAAATGTTCCGTAAACAACTTGACGAAGGTCTTGCCGGCGATAACGTTGGTGTATTACTTCGTGGTGTTCAACGTGACGATATCGAACGTGGTCAAGTTATTGCTAAACCAGGTTCAATCACACCTCATAAACAATTTAAAGGCGAAGTTTATATCTTGTCTAAAGATGAAGGTGGACGTCATACGCCATTCTTCGATAACTACCGTCCACAATTCTACTTCCGTACTACTGACGTAACTGGTTCAATCAAGCTTCCTGCTGGAACTGAAATGGTTATGCCTGGTGATAACGTATCAATCGAAGTTGAATTGATCCACCCAATCGCCGTTGAACAAGGTACTACTTTCTCTATTCGTGAAGGTGGACGTACTGTTGGTTCAGGTATTGTTGCAGAAATCGAAGCTTAA
- a CDS encoding SPJ_0845 family protein: MALTFKKRDDLDKVLGDLAVLPPQVVFTDIEKIEKTSDKSVKTPEDFLKQFNTDLPIPDIERSKDVK, encoded by the coding sequence ATGGCATTAACCTTTAAAAAACGCGATGATCTGGACAAAGTCTTAGGTGACTTAGCTGTCTTACCACCTCAGGTCGTCTTCACAGACATAGAAAAAATTGAAAAAACATCTGATAAATCCGTGAAAACGCCAGAAGATTTTCTGAAACAATTCAATACTGATTTACCTATTCCTGATATAGAGCGTTCTAAAGATGTTAAATAA
- a CDS encoding permease, with translation MLNNLPDVWSQLAAIFLSIIIEALPFVLFGCLVAGVIETYLSPSLVAKFLPRNRFLRVLVGIFAGFFFPSCECGIVPIINRFLEKKVPTYTGIPFLIAAPIINPVVLFATFVAFGNSFKFVLFRFLGAIIIALVVGLILAYKFDDPILLEKPTAHDHVHHATKLTPWQKLWSALTHAVDEFFDTGRFLIFGSLIAASIQVFVPTRLLTTFTHRPIVAILLMMLFAFLLSLCSEADAFIGASLLSLFGTAPIIAFLLFGPVVDIKNLLMMKHYFKTKFIVRYVIAISLLVLTISMGVSLL, from the coding sequence ATGTTAAATAATCTTCCTGACGTCTGGTCACAGCTAGCGGCAATTTTTCTGTCGATTATTATAGAAGCTTTGCCATTCGTCCTATTCGGTTGCTTGGTTGCTGGTGTGATTGAAACCTATTTGTCGCCTAGCTTGGTGGCTAAATTTCTACCTCGTAATCGTTTCTTACGCGTGCTTGTAGGTATTTTTGCTGGATTTTTCTTTCCCTCATGTGAATGTGGCATCGTACCTATTATTAATCGCTTTTTAGAGAAGAAAGTCCCAACTTATACAGGTATTCCCTTTCTAATTGCTGCACCAATCATCAACCCTGTGGTCTTATTTGCTACTTTTGTCGCTTTTGGCAACTCATTCAAATTTGTCCTCTTTCGATTTTTAGGTGCTATTATCATTGCCCTAGTGGTTGGCTTAATTTTAGCCTATAAGTTTGATGATCCCATTTTGTTAGAAAAGCCAACGGCTCATGACCATGTACACCATGCTACAAAGCTGACACCTTGGCAAAAACTTTGGTCTGCCTTAACGCATGCGGTCGATGAGTTCTTCGACACAGGTCGCTTTCTGATTTTTGGTAGTTTAATTGCTGCCTCAATTCAAGTCTTTGTTCCAACTAGACTGTTGACGACCTTTACACATCGCCCCATTGTTGCCATCTTGCTGATGATGCTGTTTGCTTTCCTACTTTCATTATGTAGCGAGGCGGATGCCTTTATCGGTGCTAGCCTACTCAGCCTATTTGGGACTGCACCAATTATTGCTTTCCTTTTATTTGGCCCAGTCGTTGATATTAAAAATTTATTGATGATGAAACATTACTTCAAGACTAAATTCATCGTCCGCTATGTGATTGCCATTTCACTTCTTGTGCTGACAATCAGTATGGGGGTAAGCTTACTATGA
- a CDS encoding TIGR03943 family putative permease subunit, with protein sequence MIRFLILSGYFELMMYLQLTGKLNQYINTHYSYLAVLSALLSLLFALVQLINWMRHAKTHSHINSALARAFALLLLATPVLSSILIPSKTLDATIVSAKGFNFPLDAESGDSSDGTQIQYLQPNTSLYFTKSVYDKIMKKELATYQNKSTINITTDNYMEIMELIYNFPGTFEGKTVTYTGFVYNDPTTPDAQFLFRFGIIHCIADSGVFGLRTLTDGKAYPNNTWIKVTGQIQMAYYTPFKREIPIIKPQKINEVKKPANPYVYRTF encoded by the coding sequence ATGATCCGTTTTTTGATTTTGTCTGGCTATTTTGAGCTGATGATGTACTTACAACTTACTGGAAAACTGAATCAGTACATCAATACGCATTATAGCTACTTAGCGGTACTTTCTGCACTACTTTCCTTACTTTTTGCACTTGTTCAGCTGATTAACTGGATGCGGCATGCTAAAACACATAGTCATATCAACTCAGCCTTAGCGAGGGCTTTTGCCTTACTGTTACTTGCAACACCGGTTTTATCTAGCATCCTCATCCCATCTAAAACACTGGATGCAACCATCGTCTCTGCTAAAGGCTTTAACTTCCCTTTGGATGCAGAATCAGGAGATAGCTCTGACGGGACACAAATTCAATATCTCCAGCCAAATACCAGCCTCTACTTTACCAAATCTGTTTATGATAAAATAATGAAAAAAGAATTGGCAACCTACCAAAATAAATCAACAATTAACATCACAACTGATAATTATATGGAAATTATGGAGTTGATATATAACTTCCCTGGCACATTTGAAGGCAAAACAGTTACCTATACTGGCTTTGTCTATAATGACCCGACTACTCCTGATGCACAATTTCTATTTAGATTTGGTATCATCCATTGTATTGCCGACTCTGGCGTTTTCGGACTACGAACGTTAACTGATGGAAAGGCCTATCCAAATAATACCTGGATAAAGGTAACTGGCCAAATTCAAATGGCCTACTATACACCGTTCAAGAGGGAAATACCGATTATCAAGCCACAAAAGATTAATGAGGTCAAAAAACCAGCTAATCCATACGTATATCGGACCTTTTGA